In Deltaproteobacteria bacterium HGW-Deltaproteobacteria-4, a single genomic region encodes these proteins:
- a CDS encoding ArsR family transcriptional regulator, with product MLESLFGSINKERVLFFIHARSQGHAREMARFYACALTPLQRQLEILERGGILVSSLVGRTRLYTFNPRYPLLAEVTALIEKALTFYPEDERMRLQMERTRLRRAGKPL from the coding sequence ATGCTTGAATCCCTTTTCGGTTCGATCAACAAAGAGCGGGTCCTTTTTTTCATTCATGCGCGAAGTCAGGGGCATGCGCGAGAGATGGCGCGCTTCTACGCCTGCGCTCTGACCCCCCTTCAGCGCCAGCTTGAGATCCTTGAACGCGGCGGCATTCTCGTCAGTTCCCTGGTCGGGCGCACCCGGCTGTACACCTTTAACCCCCGTTATCCCCTCCTTGCCGAAGTGACTGCTTTGATTGAAAAGGCTCTGACTTTTTATCCGGAAGATGAGCGGATGCGTCTGCAGATGGAGCGCACTCGCCTACGGAGAGCTGGTAAGCCGCTATGA
- a CDS encoding prevent-host-death protein, giving the protein MNTIPAQELKRRGLAAVDGLIAQGDVHVIRNNRPEYVVLTEARYQELVAEAEEAYVARVKASLEDMKAGRIRKFASADELLQALDRDGE; this is encoded by the coding sequence ATGAATACCATCCCTGCTCAGGAGCTGAAACGCCGCGGTCTTGCCGCGGTTGACGGGTTGATCGCACAGGGTGACGTGCATGTCATCCGTAACAATCGGCCCGAGTACGTGGTGCTGACCGAGGCGCGTTACCAGGAGCTGGTGGCCGAGGCAGAGGAGGCGTACGTCGCCCGGGTCAAGGCATCCCTTGAGGATATGAAGGCGGGCCGGATCCGGAAATTTGCTTCTGCCGATGAACTGCTGCAGGCGCTTGATCGTGACGGAGAGTGA
- a CDS encoding plasmid stabilization protein → MFRMTTSETFLRQARKFFRKHPDLKPCFAATLGALQQDPFQPGLGLHPLTGRLAGCHAVRLTYSYRITLTLLITEEEIILFDIGSRH, encoded by the coding sequence GTGTTTCGCATGACCACCTCGGAGACGTTTCTCCGGCAGGCACGCAAGTTTTTCAGGAAACACCCTGATCTCAAACCCTGCTTCGCTGCGACTCTCGGCGCCCTGCAACAGGACCCGTTTCAGCCGGGCCTTGGCTTGCATCCTCTCACCGGCAGGCTTGCCGGCTGCCATGCCGTGAGACTGACCTATTCCTACCGCATCACCCTGACCCTGCTGATAACCGAAGAAGAGATTATCCTGTTTGATATCGGCAGCCGACATTAA
- a CDS encoding 4-alpha-glucanotransferase: MNYMQKSADLHPDANLVAALQLLGKSDFLLAVHDASFPGAAGEDSGRGTPYGAGGLALARLAGSLGFTGLQLGPQGQTSLVNPSPYDGTLFSRNLLSLDLKALVEQGWLSRQSLAEICAANPHPDGRRVPYRQSFSIYNRALDEVHHTFRAAREKGEKSALALDAEIKALWQAARWLRDDALYEALCHEHGGIAWRHWPQGGETRLDQNLCAPPPGMETACACRRRALEEKYALLLERYALAQQLLLQQHRRFYAAMQGLGLKIYGDVQVGFSQADAWSLQGLLLRGYSLGAPPSRTNHAGQPWNYPVLDPAHYLDAAGRPGPVLALVADRLGKMLSEFDGLRLDHPHGLVCPWVYRADDPDPYHAVQHGARLFAAPDLADHPDLARYAIVHPEQINRALPRYADAWVRDLTPAQEERYALIMDALMEQVRAHGRHKEDILCEVLSTEPFPLQQVRLRHGLGRFRVTQKADMDNRQDVYRSENTLPPDWIMVGNHDTPPIWHLVKEWHGTETGRKHANYLARCFRPNDPESLASLLSADPHRLAHAKVANLFLGPARHVMMFFADLFGLEETYNVPGMHNEENWTLRVPTDFVQRYEEGRVRGEVLNLHAVFALALRARPEIVCPELIARLEEKAGWRIDL; the protein is encoded by the coding sequence ATGAACTATATGCAAAAATCTGCCGATCTCCACCCCGATGCCAACCTTGTCGCGGCCCTGCAACTCCTCGGCAAGTCCGATTTTCTGCTGGCGGTCCATGACGCCAGCTTCCCCGGTGCCGCCGGAGAGGACAGCGGCCGCGGCACCCCCTACGGCGCCGGCGGCCTGGCCCTCGCCCGTTTGGCGGGCTCCCTCGGTTTCACCGGACTGCAGCTCGGCCCCCAAGGGCAGACCTCCCTGGTCAACCCCTCCCCCTACGACGGCACCCTCTTTTCGCGCAATCTCCTCTCCCTCGATTTGAAAGCCCTGGTCGAGCAAGGCTGGCTCAGCCGGCAAAGCTTGGCAGAGATCTGCGCTGCCAATCCGCATCCGGACGGGCGCCGCGTCCCCTATCGTCAGAGCTTTTCCATCTACAACCGCGCCCTTGACGAAGTGCATCACACCTTCCGCGCCGCGCGGGAAAAAGGGGAAAAGAGCGCCCTTGCCCTCGACGCGGAGATCAAGGCCCTCTGGCAAGCGGCACGCTGGCTGCGCGACGATGCCCTTTACGAGGCCCTGTGCCATGAGCATGGCGGGATCGCCTGGCGCCATTGGCCGCAGGGCGGCGAGACGCGCCTCGACCAGAACCTCTGCGCCCCGCCGCCAGGGATGGAGACGGCCTGCGCCTGCCGGCGCCGCGCCCTGGAAGAGAAATACGCCCTCCTTCTCGAACGCTACGCCCTCGCCCAGCAGCTCCTCCTGCAACAACACCGGCGCTTTTACGCCGCGATGCAGGGGCTGGGGCTGAAGATTTACGGCGATGTCCAGGTCGGCTTTTCCCAGGCCGACGCCTGGAGCCTGCAGGGGCTGCTGCTGCGCGGCTACTCTCTCGGGGCGCCGCCGAGCCGTACCAACCACGCCGGCCAGCCCTGGAACTATCCGGTCCTCGACCCCGCCCACTACCTCGATGCCGCCGGCCGGCCCGGTCCGGTCCTCGCTCTCGTCGCCGACCGCCTCGGCAAGATGCTCTCCGAATTTGACGGTCTGCGCCTCGATCATCCGCACGGTCTCGTCTGCCCCTGGGTCTATCGCGCCGATGATCCCGATCCTTACCACGCCGTCCAGCATGGCGCGCGCCTCTTTGCCGCCCCCGATCTCGCCGACCATCCCGACCTTGCCCGCTATGCCATCGTCCACCCCGAACAGATAAACCGCGCCCTCCCCCGCTACGCCGACGCCTGGGTCCGCGACCTCACTCCGGCGCAGGAGGAGCGCTACGCTTTGATCATGGATGCACTCATGGAACAGGTGCGGGCACACGGCCGCCATAAGGAGGATATCCTCTGCGAAGTCCTCTCCACCGAACCCTTCCCCCTGCAGCAGGTCCGACTGCGCCATGGTCTCGGCCGCTTCCGGGTGACCCAGAAGGCCGACATGGACAACCGCCAGGATGTCTATCGCAGCGAGAATACCCTCCCCCCGGACTGGATCATGGTCGGCAACCACGATACCCCGCCGATCTGGCATCTGGTCAAGGAGTGGCACGGGACAGAGACCGGGCGCAAGCATGCCAACTATCTCGCCCGCTGCTTCCGTCCGAACGACCCCGAGTCCCTTGCCTCTCTCCTGAGCGCCGATCCGCACCGGCTGGCGCATGCCAAGGTCGCCAACCTCTTCCTCGGACCGGCCCGGCACGTCATGATGTTCTTCGCCGATCTCTTTGGCCTGGAGGAGACCTACAATGTACCGGGGATGCACAATGAAGAGAACTGGACGCTGCGGGTGCCGACAGATTTCGTCCAGCGCTATGAGGAGGGGAGAGTGCGGGGGGAAGTGCTGAACCTGCACGCCGTCTTCGCCCTGGCGCTGCGGGCGCGACCGGAGATCGTCTGCCCGGAACTGATTGCCCGGTTGGAGGAGAAGGCCGGCTGGCGGATCGATCTGTAA
- a CDS encoding protease HtpX — MFKRITLFLITNLAIVFVLSLVLNLLGVGPMLTEQGIDLVSLVIFAAVFGFGGSLISLAISKWTAKRLTSARVIVSPANEVEFWLVEVVRRQAAQAGIDMPEVAIYDAPDVNAFATGMRRNSALVAVSSGLLRAMDRNEAEAVLAHEVSHVANGDMITLALIQGVVNTFVIVAARLVGHLVDRVVFKTERGHGPGFFITSMIAQIVFGILASTIVFWFSRQREFRADAGAATLAGREKMIAALEKLRQSVRQPHLPDQMSAFGISGTAGGGLKRLFMTHPPLEERIAALKRG; from the coding sequence ATGTTTAAACGTATCACGCTCTTTTTAATCACCAACCTGGCTATCGTCTTTGTTCTCAGTCTCGTACTCAACCTGCTCGGAGTCGGCCCAATGCTCACGGAACAGGGGATCGACCTGGTCAGTCTGGTCATCTTCGCGGCCGTCTTCGGTTTCGGTGGCTCGCTGATTTCGCTGGCGATCTCCAAGTGGACAGCCAAGCGTTTGACCAGCGCCCGGGTGATTGTCAGTCCGGCCAATGAAGTGGAGTTCTGGCTGGTGGAGGTAGTGCGCCGCCAGGCCGCGCAGGCCGGTATTGATATGCCGGAGGTAGCAATCTACGATGCGCCGGATGTCAATGCCTTTGCCACCGGCATGCGGCGCAACAGCGCTTTGGTCGCAGTCAGCAGCGGACTGTTGCGGGCCATGGACCGGAACGAGGCCGAAGCGGTTCTGGCTCACGAGGTCAGCCATGTGGCCAACGGTGACATGATTACCCTGGCGTTGATTCAGGGGGTGGTCAACACCTTTGTCATCGTTGCGGCGCGTCTGGTCGGCCATCTTGTCGATCGGGTGGTCTTCAAGACCGAGCGCGGTCACGGGCCCGGTTTCTTTATCACCTCGATGATCGCCCAGATCGTCTTCGGTATCCTCGCCAGCACCATCGTCTTCTGGTTTAGCCGCCAGCGGGAATTTCGCGCCGATGCCGGCGCCGCCACCCTGGCCGGGCGGGAGAAGATGATTGCGGCCCTGGAGAAGCTGCGCCAGAGCGTTCGCCAGCCCCATTTGCCGGACCAGATGAGTGCTTTCGGCATCTCCGGCACCGCCGGGGGTGGTTTAAAGCGGCTCTTTATGACCCATCCGCCCCTGGAAGAACGGATCGCCGCCCTCAAGCGCGGCTAA
- the treS gene encoding maltose alpha-D-glucosyltransferase, with the protein MKHDHALLEDNPTWYRDAIIYQLHIKAFADSDADGIGDFRGLISRLDYLQALGITAIWLLPFYPSPQRDDGYDIADYYNVNPSYNTLRDFKELLQAAHKRGLRVITELVLNHTSDQHPWFQRARHAKAGSIHRDYYVWSDTPEKYREARIIFQDFESSNWSWDPVAKAYYWHRFYHHQPDLNFENPRVQAEMLKVIDFWMKLGVDGVRLDAVPYLFEQEGSNCENLPATHAFLKKLRAHLDASFKNRILLSEANQWPEDAAAYFGNGDESNMAFHFPLMPRLFMAIEMEDRFPIVDILDQTPAIPDNCQWAIFLRNHDELTLEMVTDEERDYMYRVYASDPLARINLGIRRRLAPLMGNNRRKIELMNILLFTLPGTPIIYYGDEIGMGDNYYLGDRNGVRTPMQWSPDRNAGFSTASPQKLFLPAIIDAEYHYESINVENQERNPSSLLWWMRRTIAMRKRFKAFGCGTLEILSSDNPKVLAFIRSHEEEKLLVVINLSRFAQTVTVDLARYAGMIPEELFSRSRFPMIQESRYHFTMGTYDYFWFVLRSTDGRGELRDESVKLKLRDGHPWWEVLQGRSGERLCSHVLPPYLQRVFWFCGKGRGISQVNILDSCQLQQEEQVFLLVFVQVTYTAGDPEIYQIPMTWLSNERVQALSERHPLATITPLSLGDVDGVLCDAIYFEEFRELLFALMVNRSKVAGRNDSLLVGLRGRGVTKSSPSRGELFPSRVAAVEQNNTSILYGDQLLFKMYRKLEAGMNPEAEILHYLAEKERFSQVPAYAGGIEYRSSRGQAYDLGVLQTYVPCHGDGWRNALTSLAQFVEYLLTHKHELPKLPRRLPTLLEIVDHGIPIPFGDLVSGLHLEMALLLGQRTAELHRALATRGPESAWSMEEFSTLYQRSVFQSMRALLRRNFQLLTSRLPDLSEEVQRRAAPLLAAEKEIIACLHKITDHRFLAMKCRIHGDLHLGQALFTGKDFVFIDFEGEPSHSLGERRLKRSPLRDVASMIYSIYYAAMTTLQHHGSSHPDNTALLDSWLEAWSVCVSGSYLKAYLQGMQGSPLVPADVDDLETMLRCFLIHKIIHEIGQSLSNRLEGVDLHLRGLEMTLRQSRCL; encoded by the coding sequence ATGAAACATGATCATGCTCTCCTCGAAGACAATCCCACCTGGTACCGGGATGCGATCATTTATCAGCTGCACATCAAGGCCTTTGCCGATTCCGATGCCGATGGCATCGGCGACTTTCGCGGCCTGATCAGCAGGCTTGACTACCTGCAGGCGCTCGGGATCACGGCGATCTGGCTCCTCCCCTTCTACCCCTCGCCGCAGCGCGATGACGGTTACGATATCGCCGACTACTACAATGTCAACCCCAGCTACAATACCCTGCGCGACTTCAAGGAGCTGCTACAGGCCGCCCACAAGCGCGGCCTGCGCGTCATCACCGAACTCGTTCTCAATCATACCTCCGATCAGCATCCCTGGTTCCAGCGCGCCCGCCACGCCAAAGCGGGCTCCATCCATCGTGACTACTATGTCTGGAGCGACACCCCGGAAAAGTACCGGGAAGCGCGCATTATCTTTCAGGATTTCGAAAGTTCGAACTGGAGCTGGGATCCGGTCGCCAAGGCCTACTACTGGCACCGTTTTTATCACCATCAGCCCGATCTCAACTTTGAGAATCCCAGGGTGCAGGCAGAGATGCTTAAGGTTATCGACTTCTGGATGAAGCTCGGTGTCGATGGTGTCCGCCTCGATGCCGTCCCTTATCTCTTTGAGCAGGAAGGGAGCAACTGCGAGAATCTCCCCGCCACCCATGCCTTCCTCAAGAAGCTGCGGGCCCATCTCGACGCCTCCTTCAAGAACCGCATCCTCCTCTCTGAAGCGAACCAGTGGCCGGAAGATGCCGCCGCCTACTTCGGCAACGGCGACGAAAGCAACATGGCCTTCCACTTCCCCTTGATGCCGCGCCTCTTCATGGCGATTGAGATGGAAGACCGCTTCCCGATTGTCGATATCCTCGATCAGACCCCGGCCATCCCCGACAATTGCCAGTGGGCGATCTTCCTGCGCAATCACGACGAGTTGACGCTGGAGATGGTCACTGACGAAGAGCGCGACTACATGTACCGGGTCTATGCCTCCGACCCCCTCGCCCGCATCAATCTCGGCATCCGCCGCCGCCTGGCGCCGCTGATGGGGAATAACCGCCGCAAGATCGAGTTGATGAATATCCTCCTCTTTACCCTCCCCGGCACCCCGATTATCTACTACGGCGATGAAATCGGCATGGGCGACAACTATTATCTCGGTGATCGCAACGGCGTGCGCACGCCGATGCAATGGAGTCCCGATCGCAACGCCGGCTTCTCCACCGCCAGTCCGCAGAAGCTCTTTCTCCCCGCCATCATCGATGCCGAATATCACTACGAATCGATCAACGTCGAGAATCAGGAGCGCAACCCCTCCTCCCTCCTTTGGTGGATGCGGCGCACTATCGCCATGCGCAAGCGTTTCAAGGCCTTCGGCTGCGGCACTCTGGAGATCCTCTCTTCCGATAATCCCAAGGTCCTGGCTTTTATCCGTAGTCACGAAGAGGAAAAGCTGCTGGTCGTCATCAATCTCTCGCGCTTTGCTCAGACCGTCACCGTCGATCTGGCCCGTTACGCCGGCATGATCCCCGAAGAGCTCTTCAGCCGCAGCCGCTTCCCGATGATCCAGGAAAGCCGCTACCACTTCACCATGGGCACTTATGATTATTTCTGGTTTGTCTTGCGGAGTACTGACGGCCGAGGAGAGCTGCGTGACGAAAGTGTCAAGCTGAAGCTGCGTGACGGACATCCCTGGTGGGAGGTTCTGCAAGGCCGGAGTGGCGAGCGGCTCTGCAGCCATGTCCTCCCCCCTTATCTGCAACGGGTCTTCTGGTTTTGCGGCAAAGGGCGGGGGATCAGCCAGGTCAACATACTCGACAGCTGCCAGCTTCAACAGGAGGAGCAGGTCTTTCTCCTCGTCTTTGTTCAGGTCACCTACACGGCGGGGGATCCGGAAATTTATCAGATCCCCATGACCTGGTTATCAAACGAACGGGTGCAGGCGTTGAGCGAGCGTCACCCCCTGGCCACCATCACCCCGCTGAGCCTCGGCGATGTTGATGGTGTCCTTTGTGACGCCATTTACTTCGAAGAGTTCCGAGAGCTCCTCTTCGCGCTGATGGTCAATCGCAGCAAGGTGGCGGGGAGGAATGATTCGCTTCTGGTCGGGCTGCGCGGGCGCGGTGTCACCAAAAGTTCTCCGAGCCGGGGTGAGCTCTTCCCGAGCCGGGTGGCAGCAGTGGAACAGAATAATACCAGTATCCTTTACGGGGATCAGCTCCTCTTCAAGATGTACCGGAAGCTGGAGGCGGGGATGAATCCCGAAGCCGAAATTCTCCACTACCTGGCGGAAAAGGAACGCTTCAGTCAGGTGCCGGCGTATGCCGGCGGCATCGAGTACCGGTCCAGCCGTGGTCAAGCTTATGACCTCGGGGTGTTGCAAACCTATGTCCCCTGCCATGGCGATGGCTGGCGCAACGCCTTGACCAGCCTGGCGCAATTTGTCGAGTATCTGCTGACGCACAAGCACGAGCTCCCCAAACTTCCGCGCCGCTTGCCGACTTTGCTCGAAATCGTCGATCACGGTATCCCCATCCCCTTCGGCGATCTGGTCAGTGGTCTGCATCTGGAAATGGCCCTGCTCCTCGGGCAGCGGACCGCCGAGTTACACCGGGCGCTGGCGACGAGAGGGCCGGAGAGCGCCTGGAGCATGGAAGAGTTTTCTACTCTTTACCAGCGCTCGGTCTTCCAGTCGATGCGGGCGCTGCTGCGGCGGAATTTTCAGCTCCTGACCAGCCGTCTGCCGGATCTGTCTGAAGAAGTACAGCGCCGCGCCGCGCCGCTGCTGGCGGCCGAAAAGGAGATTATCGCTTGTCTGCACAAAATAACCGATCATCGTTTTTTGGCGATGAAGTGCCGGATTCACGGGGATCTCCATCTCGGCCAGGCGCTCTTTACCGGCAAGGATTTTGTCTTTATCGATTTTGAGGGAGAGCCCTCCCATTCTCTAGGGGAACGCCGCCTGAAACGATCGCCGCTGCGCGATGTGGCGAGCATGATCTACTCGATCTATTATGCGGCGATGACGACTTTACAGCATCACGGCAGCAGCCATCCCGATAATACCGCTTTACTCGATTCCTGGCTGGAGGCCTGGTCTGTCTGCGTCAGCGGCTCCTACCTCAAAGCCTACCTCCAGGGGATGCAGGGCTCCCCGCTCGTCCCGGCGGATGTGGACGATCTGGAAACCATGCTCCGCTGTTTCCTGATTCATAAAATTATTCACGAGATCGGACAATCCTTGAGCAACCGTTTGGAGGGGGTAGATCTGCATCTCCGGGGGCTGGAAATGACGTTGCGGCAGTCCCGCTGTTTGTGA